Proteins from a genomic interval of Quercus robur chromosome 9, dhQueRobu3.1, whole genome shotgun sequence:
- the LOC126698712 gene encoding two-component response regulator 24-like, with product MGAAVDHVSPMSMSEGSAEGNDKSEGQCFSCKNKLTALVVDNGGVCQAIQTAILRSYGVETEAVETGEAAVELIASGATFNLIIIEMLLPFMNGPETAKQIRAMGGQSKILGITAFFDERDQQEFLAAGADKYIEKPLSPEIVIPIIRELDN from the exons ATGGGAGCAGCAGTGGATCATGTTTCCCCCATGAGCATGAGTGAAGGCTCAGCTGAAGGAAATGACAAGAGCGAAGGGCAGTGCTTTTCCTGCAAAAACAAGCTGACAGCGCTTGTAGTGGATAATGGAGGAGTATGCCAAGCCATACAGACTGCAATCCTACGTTCCTATGGTGTGGAAACAGAAGCTGTAGAGACTGGGGAGGCTGCAGTGGAGCTCATTGCCTCTGGagcaactttcaatctcatTATCATTGAGATGCTTCTGCCTTTCATGAATGGCCCTGAG ACTGCTAAGCAGATTCGTGCCATGGGGGGCCAAAGCAAGATTTTGGGTATCACTGCATTTTTTGATGAAAGGGACCAACAAGAATTTCTTGCAGCTGGAGCGGACAAGTACATTGAAAAGCCATTGTCACCAGAAATTGTGATCCCAATCATAAGGGAGCTCGACAACTAG